TCCCGGCGTGAGGATCCGGCTTTCACCGGGAAGCCAGACGTGCAGGATGCCATCAAAGACGTAGAGGGTCTTGTGTTCCACCTTGTGGCTGACGAACGGCGATTCCGCACCCATGCCGCCGGAGATATAGGCCGCACTGAAGATGCCGCCGGTGTCCGCTGCCCGGGCAATCACCGTCACCAGCTGGCCGTTGATTTCGTAGCGTGCGCCCTCGCCGGACGCCATGTAATACGGGACCGCTTCGCCGGGCAGCACGTTGGCTGCCGGGAGCTGGGTGTTCATTTCCTCAACGCTGAGGGACATGGTTTCCTTCTTTCCAGTCGGCCGGCACTTGCCGGAGCGTGACCTACATCATGGCTGGCGCAAGGGCGCCCCCACGACCGGAAATTCCATTGGATGAAACCAAATTCGTGCATGCTGTGATTTTCCGGCGGAAGCGGCCCGGGACCCGCTTCCGCCCGACAGGTGCTCCCGTTAGGACTCGCACTCCCGGCAGTATTTGTTGCCGTCCTTTTCCCGGGCCAACTGGCTGCGGTGGTGAACCAGGAAGCAGGACATGCAGGTGAATTCGTCTGCCTGCACCGGCACCACCTGGATCTGGAGTTCCTCATTGGAGAGGTCGGCTCCGGGCAATTCAAAGCTGTCCGCGAGGTCCGTCTCGTCCACGTCGGGGGTGGCCTCCCGCCGGCCGGGCTTCTCGGTCTTTAGCTCCTCCAGGGCGACGTTCGGTTCTTCCTCCGGCGTCACCCGCGGGGCGTCATAGTCAACTGCCATTGGTGCGCTCTCCTGTCCGGCTGTTGGTGCCCAGATTGTTCTGAACAGAGCTGAAACCCGGGGTGGTCCCAAGATATTCCCGGAGCTTACAAGATACCCGCCGTTGGTCAAGACGCTTCGGGCAGCTCCTCCGGAGGCAGGGTTTCCAGTTCGGCCAGGGTTACCAGTTCATCCAGGGTTGGCGGATTGGCCCCCTGCCGGCGGACGGTGATGGCGGCAGCCCGGGAAGCGAGGATCCCCAGGTTCTCCACGGCTTCCCTGCCCAGGCCATCGGTGCCCCTGGTCAGCAGCCCGTAGATCAGGGCAGCCATGTAGGAATCACCGGCACCGATGGTGTCAGCCACCATGGACGGCAATGATGGGACATGCAGGGTGGCGGATCCGGTGGTTAGCAACGATCCTTCCGGCCCCCGCGTCACCACCGCGAGCTGGGCGCCCAGGCGGATAACGCGAGCGGCTGCATCCTCGACGCTGCGGCCCGGGTACAGCCAGGCAGCATCCTCATCACTTAGCTTCACCACGTCCGTCAGCGGGACCAGGTCCTCGAACAGGGCCAGCGCTTCGGTGTGGCTGCCCAGCAGCGCCGGGCGGATGTTGGGATCATAGGTGACCATGCACTCGCGGTGCGATTGCTCCAAAAGTCCCCGCACCGCCGTCGCACCCGGTGCCAGGAACGTGGCGATGGAACCCGTGTGGAGAATCCTTGGCAGGAACTGCGGCGCCACCGGCGCGAGCTCCCATGCGATGTCGAAGTGGTAGTCGGCGGACCCGTCCGCCGCGATGGTGGCGGTGGCCGAGGCCGTGCGCCCGGCGGACCGTGACCCGGGCAGGAGTTCGACGCCGGCACGGGCCAGGTGCTCTTCGATCGCTTGTCCGCGGCTATCGGGGCCCAAGGAGGTGAGCAGTGCCGTCGGCACGCCGAGGCGGCCCAGGCCGTAGGCGACGTTGGCGGGGGAGCCGCCCGGATGTTCAATGGTGCCGTCAGGCGTGGTGACGACGTCCACCAGTGCTTCGCCGATGACCACGACGTCGGGCGTCACCTGGGGGACACCTGTTCCGGGGGCGGGGCGTAAGGATTCTGGGCGCATGGGGGAATGCCTTTCATGGAGCCGTCCGCGGGCCAGGCCACCCGGAAGGGTGTGCGGGCCCGCGGACGGAGGATGGGGTTGGGGGATTACGGTCAGGCCGTTGCGGCACCTGTCATGATGGCTACCGCGTCCGTCATGGAGTGGGACTGCGGGGTGATTGTGGCCGCACATTTGCCGAGCCGCTGGATATGGATCCTGTCCGCCACGTCGAAGACATGCGGCATGTTGTGGCTGATCAGGATGACAGGCAGCCCGCGGTCGCGAAGGTCCCGGACCAGCTGCAGGACCTGGTTCGATTCACGTACGCCAAGTGCCGCCGTCGGTTCATCCAGCACCACCACCTTGGAACCGAAAGCCGCGGCGCGGGCCACGGCCACGGCCTGGCGCTGGCCGCCGGAGAGGTTCTCCACCGGCACCGTCACGTCCTGGAGGGTGGAAATGCCCAGCCGGGTGAGCTCCTCTTTTGCCTTGCGCCGCATCCCCTTGGTGTCCAGCACCCGGAAGATCTTCCCCAACGGGCCGGCCACCCGTTCCTCCCGCCCCAGGAACAGGTTGGACGCCACGTCCAGTGCAGGAGAAACGGCGAGGTTCTGGTACACGGTCTCGATGCCGTGGGCCCGGGCATCCTGTGGACGCTTGAAGTGCACCTGTTCGCCGGAAACCAGCAACTCGCCGGAATCCGGGATCTCGGCGCCGGTGAGGCATTTGATCAGGGTCGATTTGCCGGCCCCGTTGTCACCGATCACGGCCAGCACCTCACCGGGGTAGAGGTCCAGGCTCACGCCGTCCAGGCCCACCACCCTGCCGAAGGTCTTCACGAGGTTCCGTGCCTGCAGGATGGGTTGGCGGACGTTTGTGCCTGCCGGCTCCATGGAGGTGGCGGTCATGACTTCACCTTTCGGATCCACTGGTCGATGGACACAGCGAGGATGATAAGGACGCCCACAGCGAGGGTCTGGTACAGCACGTCCAGCCCTGCCAGGGAGAGTCCGTTGCGGAACACGCCCACAATCAGAGCCCCCAGCAGCGAACCCCAGATGGAGCCGCGGCCACCAAAGAGGCTGGTGCCGCCAATCACGACGGCGGTGATCGAGTCGAGGTTCAGGTCCACGCCCGCGTTGGGGCTGGCGGCGTTCGTGCGGCCGATCTGGATCCACGCGCCAACGGCCAGTACAGCGCCGGCAGCGAGGTAGACGCTCATGAGGACGCGGTTGACGGGGATGCCGGCGAGGCGGGCAGCTTCCTTGTCGTCACCGACGGCGTAGACGTGGCGGCCCCAGGCGGTCTTGCCCAGGATGAACGCCACGGCAACGTAGAGCAGGAGCATCATCACCACGCCGGTGGAGATGCGGACCGGTCCTACGGGGAAGGTGCTTCCGGTCCAGGTGAGCAGGTCCGGCATGCTGGAGCCGCGCACCGTGGAACCGCTCGAATACAGCAGGGTGAGGGCAATGAAGATGTTCAGGGTTCCCAGTGTGACGATGAACGGCGGCAACCGGAACCTGGTGACCAGGAAGCCGTTCAGCGCGCCGGCGGCGAGGCCCACCGCCAGGCCCAGGAGGAGGGCGAGGGGGCCGGGGACGCCGCTGCCCACGGACAGTTGCGCCACCACCATGGACGCGAGGATCATGACGGCACCGACGGACAGGTCAATGCCGGCGGTGAGGATGATCAGGGTCTGCGCTATGGCCAGGGTGCCAACCACGGACACCTGCTGCGTAATCAGCGACAGGTTTTCGAAGCGGAGGAACCTGTCGTTGAGGAGGCCGAACACCACGACGGCGACAATCAGGACGATCGCCGGGCTGAGGGCAGGGTAGCGGTGGAGGATGTTCCGGAGGCGGCTAAGCGGGGTTTGCCGGTCGAGGAATTCCCCGGCCAGGTCGGTGTGCCCTGCCGCGGGCGGTCCTGCGGTCTGTTGTTGGGTCACTGGTGCTCCTGACATTGGTGATCGCCCTGCCTACTTGCCCCAGCAGATATCGCTGGCTTCGGTGGTGGTGATGCTCTCGACGCCTTCGGCCGGCTTGTCCGTTACGAGTTCCACGCCCGTGTTGAAGAAGTCCAGGCCCTCGGTGTTGGCCGGCTTCTTGCCTGTCCTGGCCAGTTCCACAATGGCCTTTACCCCCATTTCGGCCATCTTCACCGGATACTGCTGCGCAGTGGCCCCGATGACGCCGGACTTGACGTTGTCGACGCCGGCGCAGCCGCCGTCGACGGAAACGATCAGGACGTCCTTCTCCTTGCCGGCGGACTTCAGGGCTTCGTAGGCGCCGGCCGCTGCGGGTTCGTTGATGGTGTACACCACGTTGATGTTGGGATTTTTGGAGAGCAGGGTTTCCATGCCGGTACGCCCGGCGTCCTCGGCTCCCTGCGAGGCCTGGCTGCCGACGATCTCGTACTCGCCGCCCTTGCCCCCGGTGTACTTGCCGGTCTTGGCTTCGTCCCCGTTCTTCTTCGCGTCTGCGGTGTCGATGCCCAGCCCGCTCAGGAAGCCCTGGTCACGGTTGTAGTCCACGGAGACCACCTTGTCGTCGAACAGGTCCAGCAGCGCGATGGTTGCCTTCTTGCCGTCCAGTTGCGCTGCGGCCCACTTGCCGATC
The window above is part of the Pseudarthrobacter sp. NS4 genome. Proteins encoded here:
- a CDS encoding DUF4193 domain-containing protein, with the protein product MAVDYDAPRVTPEEEPNVALEELKTEKPGRREATPDVDETDLADSFELPGADLSNEELQIQVVPVQADEFTCMSCFLVHHRSQLAREKDGNKYCRECES
- a CDS encoding carbohydrate kinase family protein → MRPESLRPAPGTGVPQVTPDVVVIGEALVDVVTTPDGTIEHPGGSPANVAYGLGRLGVPTALLTSLGPDSRGQAIEEHLARAGVELLPGSRSAGRTASATATIAADGSADYHFDIAWELAPVAPQFLPRILHTGSIATFLAPGATAVRGLLEQSHRECMVTYDPNIRPALLGSHTEALALFEDLVPLTDVVKLSDEDAAWLYPGRSVEDAAARVIRLGAQLAVVTRGPEGSLLTTGSATLHVPSLPSMVADTIGAGDSYMAALIYGLLTRGTDGLGREAVENLGILASRAAAITVRRQGANPPTLDELVTLAELETLPPEELPEAS
- a CDS encoding ATP-binding cassette domain-containing protein produces the protein MTATSMEPAGTNVRQPILQARNLVKTFGRVVGLDGVSLDLYPGEVLAVIGDNGAGKSTLIKCLTGAEIPDSGELLVSGEQVHFKRPQDARAHGIETVYQNLAVSPALDVASNLFLGREERVAGPLGKIFRVLDTKGMRRKAKEELTRLGISTLQDVTVPVENLSGGQRQAVAVARAAAFGSKVVVLDEPTAALGVRESNQVLQLVRDLRDRGLPVILISHNMPHVFDVADRIHIQRLGKCAATITPQSHSMTDAVAIMTGAATA
- a CDS encoding ABC transporter permease, with product MTQQQTAGPPAAGHTDLAGEFLDRQTPLSRLRNILHRYPALSPAIVLIVAVVVFGLLNDRFLRFENLSLITQQVSVVGTLAIAQTLIILTAGIDLSVGAVMILASMVVAQLSVGSGVPGPLALLLGLAVGLAAGALNGFLVTRFRLPPFIVTLGTLNIFIALTLLYSSGSTVRGSSMPDLLTWTGSTFPVGPVRISTGVVMMLLLYVAVAFILGKTAWGRHVYAVGDDKEAARLAGIPVNRVLMSVYLAAGAVLAVGAWIQIGRTNAASPNAGVDLNLDSITAVVIGGTSLFGGRGSIWGSLLGALIVGVFRNGLSLAGLDVLYQTLAVGVLIILAVSIDQWIRKVKS
- a CDS encoding substrate-binding domain-containing protein; translated protein: MSSTPSRSIARRLMAAGAVLTLGTLGLAACGGSSSPGSSTDGSGDEKEGVSLIVKTTTNPFFVSMQEGARKAAEADGVDLKLAAGKADGDEDTQIQAIENAISKGDKGILITPNGPSVVDALQKAKDAGLFVIALDTPPDPADAADITFATDNFAAGELIGKWAAAQLDGKKATIALLDLFDDKVVSVDYNRDQGFLSGLGIDTADAKKNGDEAKTGKYTGGKGGEYEIVGSQASQGAEDAGRTGMETLLSKNPNINVVYTINEPAAAGAYEALKSAGKEKDVLIVSVDGGCAGVDNVKSGVIGATAQQYPVKMAEMGVKAIVELARTGKKPANTEGLDFFNTGVELVTDKPAEGVESITTTEASDICWGK